The following coding sequences are from one Alosa alosa isolate M-15738 ecotype Scorff River chromosome 3, AALO_Geno_1.1, whole genome shotgun sequence window:
- the LOC125292261 gene encoding mast cell protease 1A-like encodes MHLLLCLLVLSHLPLSGGVQSGIFGGGEAKPHSRPYMASLQYGGHHVCGGILIREDFVLTAAHCYKFKLQEVVLGGHNITEREASQQRIQLEEKDFHTHPQFKHPNQFHFDIMLLKLKPKAELNEYVQVLELPRRFGKIPARLQCEVAGWGRRVLGRRAESVLYEANVTLASSRDCRNIAGNYFNVDQMACSFSKGTDGFCQGDSGGPLVCRHNNKHVLFGVDVYTGSPCDTPDYPQVYTSVAYFLPWIREELHAKNYGNHNVTMETII; translated from the exons ATGCACCTGCTCCTGTGTCTGCTTGTTCTTTCCCATCTGCCACTCTCAG GTGGCGTGCAGAGTGGCATCTTTGGGGGTGGTGAGGCCAAGCCCCACTCCAGACCCTACATGGCCTCACTGCAGTATGGGGGACACCACGTGTGTGGAGGGATACTGATCAGGGAGGACTTCGTACTGACTGCTGCACACTGTTATAA GTTCAAGCTGCAGGAGGTGGTTCTGGGAGGCCATAACATCACAGAGAGGGAGGCCAGCCAGCAGCGGATCCAGCTGGAGGAGAAGgacttccacacacaccctcagttcAAACATCCCAACCAGTTTCACTTCGACATCATGCTGCTCAAG CTGAAGCCCAAAGCTGAGCTGAATGAGTACGTGCAGGTGCTGGAGCTGCCCAGGAGGTTTGGGAAGATCCCAGCCCGGCTGCAGTGTGAGGTGGctgggtgggggaggagggtcCTGGGGAGGAGAGCGGAGAGTGTGCTGTACGAGGCTAACGTCACGCTGGCCAGCAGCAGGGACTGCAGGAACATCGCAGGGAACTACTTCAATGTGGACCAGATGGCCTGCAGCTTCTCCAAGGGGACGGACGGCTTCTGTCAG GGGGACTCAGGAGGGCCCCTTGTGTGTCGCCATAACAACAAACATGTTCTGTTTGGAGTGGACGTGTACACTGGAAGCCCCTGTGACACTCCTGACTACCCTCAGGTCTACACAAGCGTGGCCTACTTCCTGCCCTGGATTAGAGAGGAGCTGCATGCGAAGAACTATGGAAACCATAATGTAACTATGGAAACCATAATATAA